Part of the Perca fluviatilis chromosome 22, GENO_Pfluv_1.0, whole genome shotgun sequence genome, ATTTTGATGCATTGCATCTAACATTGCAGTGCTCCATAATACAGCAGCAATGCCCCTAGTGAAAACCAGGAAAATAGCATGCATTTGTCCCACAGGGCAACTATGAGAAAATGTCTCAATCTGGTGGAAAATAGTAAAAACTAAAATTTTGAAGCCAGGGCTCTAGACTGAAAGCCTGATACAATAGAATGCattattttatgttgaaatgGCCATTGGATCCAAAACTGGTTTCAATGGGGGCATTTTTGTCCTTAAGGGTCTGAGTGTCAGTATTTTGGCAACACAGTTTATTATAGACTTAGGAGGTGAGGTttatataaatttaaaaaaacaccccTGCAAACATTTCTGCCATATGCATTAACACAGCCAAAAATATcgaaacaattaaaaaaaaaaaaaaaaaaaaaaaataatatcctTAGTGATGCACAAGGGTATAAATGATCAACGTTCAAGGGCATTATTGTTTATTCTTGAAACTGGAGTGTGACAAGTAGTTGGTGGATGGATATGAAGATGGTATGACATTATGCTCAGCACTGTGAAGATGGAAAGGTGGGAATGGAAAATTAAGTGTGGGTCAAAGATGGAGGTAAAGAGACAAGGAATGGCAGTAGGAGTGAGGTCAAAGTCTACCTGCatcagagcaagagagaggagGGCTGTGAGGGCCCAGTTTAGGAGTCTAGAGCCCACCTCGCAGTGGGCTACTGGCGGCCAGGAGAGAAGGAGTGGATACCCCTGAGGAGGAAATGTGGAGGACAAAGAGGAAGGGAAGGGCAGAGCCAGGAAGTTATAGGACGTGGAGACAGAAAGGGTCTCTGGGTTTAAGCACAAGTGAGGAGTCAGCCACAAAGTGGTTTTTAGGATAAAGCAAAGCATAAAGATTAAACAACCGTTAAGAGAAAGGCACTCAAGACTTACCTTTTAAACACTGATAGAACAATAATTGCTTGTTAAGAAAATGTCAGGTGTTGTGATGCTGAGTATTTAATAGCAAGTTAAGTTAAAATAGAGATACTTTACCAGTCAGGTAGCCTGCGGTCTGAGACTCTGAGATGAAAAGATCATGTTTCTGGTCTTTGAAGGCACTCCACACTGAGGACTTCGCTAGAATCTCATTCACCTGCAAAGCAGTGATTGCCAATCAATTAACGGTACTAATCATTCAGTGGTTTCAATGGATAATCAGGCGGGTCATGTATTCCCGTCATACCTGTTCTCCGTACTGCAGACTGCGAGTCATGGACTTGAGAGCCTTCACTATCTGGGCCTTGGTAGCTGAAGGGTTATCTAATGTCTCTAGGCCGATTCCTTCCAATAGCTTCAGAAGGTATGGGACCAGCTCCATTCTGAGAGCCTGTTCAGTTCattaacaaaagacattattatTCATTTGACTTAgtcatcaaacatgactaatcaaATGAATAATAACGGTGACAGTTTACCTGGGCTACTAGTTCTGACTGCTCCTTCTGGAACATGCGGTTTAGAGCTTCACAAGCTAATCCGGCCATGTCTGCCCGAGCTTTCATCCCAGTCATTAGGGGGCCGATAGTCTCCAGAGAAGCCATGGAGCgtacacacagctacacaaaaCAAGACAGCTTTGGTTAAGAATTGTAGTGCGTCATGGCGCAGAAAGGAGACAAACTGTTTGTTGGCAAATCTTAAAAAGCAGAGTGTGACTGCAAATATTCTGAATATATTAACTCTGGGCTCTTCGAGTGTGAATCCTTAAAGTGGCCCTCAGGGTTTTAGTATTGTACTTCCCTAACATTTagggaatgagagagagaaaaatgatcAAAATTGATGTAGCAGAGTCTGAAATATATCCTAACTTGTAGTCCCCAGTATGGGTCAAACTCCATATACACTGGGTCCTACAATTCCCATAATGCAGCATCTTTCCTCATCATTCCAACTGATCAACCAATCGATGTAGAGCCCCTTTAATGAATAAGAGGTGTAAAACAATGTGTACCGAGTCctgaaaagtaaaaacaaatatatataaatatatgtctatatatttgtttatatattgtGTTTGGTTCCTCGCCTCATTGTCCGATAGCACGTGGATGAGGCGGATGGAGCTCTTGGGCACAGCGTTGTTCTTGTGGTTGAGTGCTGCTAGGACTCGAGGCAGGTGACCCAGAGGAGGAACCTGGTCAGCCAGCTGGCTCTGTGTGCTGAACAGACATACTGCTGCCGTAGTAACCGTCTCTAGGGCCTCACCCTGCAGCAGATCACAGGATGAAGGGATATTGATAGTGTAAGACAGCTGAATAAGCGAAAATAGCAAATACTGTTTGCGTTTCTCAGTAAGGCAGCTCACATTGGGGTTGTTTTTCTCGTGCAGCTCAGTCAGGGTCTCCAGGAGCGACACCAGGAACTCTCGAGGCTTGCGAAGCACCCAGCCTGGCTGAGCAATAAAGATACGCAAGAAGACTCCACCAACTTCTAGCTCGCCCTGTCCTGCTCCATAAGCCATTGTGAAGTCCTCTGGCAACTGGGCACAAAAACCAAGAATGTATTGCCACGCTAAATCATACACAACTGTTTTATTTTAAGTAATATATTATTGCACTTACTTTCCAGTTCACATCAGGATTATCCTTCTGCTGTTTAAAGTGCCTGGAAAAATGTAAAGAATGATATTAGACAGTCAGGATGCTCTAATATTTCAAACATGTCACTCTCTTGACTACTCAGCTAGCTACTGGTTAAATAGGGTACTGAATTGGGCTTATGTCATACTCAAGCATCATCTCCCGGACAGTGGTGGACACTTTCTCCCTTGAGCTGTCATTCCAGATGAGCTCAGGGTTCTCGTGTGTTCCCTCGAATATGTGCACTGCTGCCTCAGCGTTGTCTCGCATGGCGTCCATGAACACACCAGGAAGGAAACGGATCAGCGTTAGACGCACCTGGCAGAGATGagggaggatggatggatggatggatggatgggtagatagatagataaaaaatgATACACGATAACGTAAGGACAggaattattaatatatatttttctgttttctgtttataTCTGTCCAGTCTGACCTTTGGCCCGACCAGCTTGTCTGAGGTCATCTTGGAGAAGAGCTCTGCAGTCTGTGTGCGAACTTGGGGATGCGTGCAGTTACAGAAGAGGTCTAGCAAGTAGATCAGAGCACCTGGGGAAAAAAACGATTAACATGAGCATCGCTCAGAATTCACATAAatatgcaaaagaaaaaaaaattgaattccACTGACCTTTGGCCATAGCCTCTTTGACTATCTTTGTGTTAGAAGCCAGCGCATACAAGGTTTCCAGCACCATTTGCCTACCTTaatgatggaaaaaaaacatgttttagtcAACAGATACATACAACACTGTAATAAGTATAAGAAAGGCTGCAAAGACCCCAAACTGTAAGCCAGTgaattgttttctgttttacatGTCTTCTTACTGGAGGGGAGTGAGTGCAGCAGCAACAGAAGGTTGGACAACACCAACGACTCGGCAATGTTGCTAACGCATTCTTGGTTTGACGTCACCGTATTTACAACCTGCAGAGGAAACCAATATGagtaaaatgcaaaatgcaTTGACAACCACAGTAACTAGATACCAGGACCAAGAACCTCTACCTCCAAAACCAGCTGCTGTACTCTGCCAGCTCCATGAACCCGCAACAAAGAGAAGAGCAGTTTGAAATGGCCGATGCACTCCGACTCCGAACCTGAAATCATACAGAGAGAACTGCTTAGAAAGGAAGCTCCAGCATTAACACAtctaaataaaacaacaacaggttCTTCTTCAGAAAGAGTTGAACTGGAGCAAGTGTCATATCTCACCGGGGTTGTTCTTGATGACATTGCGGAGAGCCTCTAAAGCCATCTCAGCGAAGCGGAGCCTCTCAGCATGTTGCTGGGACTCTACTTTGTTACTCTGACTCATGGCCAGCAGAGTGTGGAGGTACTGGGCCTGGGAGCCTACGTAGTCCAGAAGACTGGCTGCAAATGCTTTTGGGTACTAAAAACAGAGATGGTAACACATCAGAGCATTACAAAAGGTTTAAAGCctatgttttactgtaaataaaccaaaaagactattaaatgtgacaaaaatgctacaaataaaatgtttttttaaaactcaaTGCTACTGTCAATAACCACagttataatgataatggcTGTTTCAAGATGCTATCTGTCATAATCTAATTCAGACTGATGAGAAAGGGCAAACAATATAAACAAATGTAATAAAGCAGTTAGAATAATACTATCTTGTTCTTCTACTCACCTCAAGAGGAAAAGCTGGTTGCTCATTGTAGACGCGGACAAAGATCTCCCCAACTATCAGCTCTTTGCTGTGATCACTGAACACAAACTCCGCACCAAAGCTTTTGTCATTTTCTCCCTATAAAGAGACCATCGAGAGGATGCATTAATAACTTAATTTTGTTTGTACTGGGACATTAGATGATAAACATGTTGTTCATACCCTCTTGATGTTTCCCTCCTGCTGACCCTCCAGGAACTCCAGCAGCTCGGCTCGGGTTCCATTGTTCCAGATCAAGTATGGGTTCTCCGAGTTGCTATTCAGCAGCTTCAAGACCTAAATGCACAGCATGTCATGTGGAACTCAGCCAGGTGTTGGGGTTCATGTATGCAAAAGCTTGACATAACCCTCAACATACCTCAGATGGAGATCCTGTTCCCAGCTTCCTCGAGATGTATGGTGTCAGCATGGCTGCTAAGCTCTTGCGGATGGTGGGGTTCTCTGGAGGTGTGCCCTCAATGCCGTTGGTCTCTGGAACAGGATTGTTACCGTCCGGGGTGTGTGGTGTCTGGGTGTAGCCTCCCAGACGGCTGAGAGCTAGCAGGCTGAGCTTGGCCAGGCTGTTTGCAACCTCCTGTTGGTTTGTGTCCTGGTTCGCCTGCACGCCGCTCTCCTCCAGAGTGTAGTCGTAGTTGAAGAGGTGGACCAGCAGGTGCCAGAGCACACCAGCGTGGTACAGATGAGTCTGTAGGAAGAAATCCACCGCGAAGGAGCTCACACACTGCACTGCCAGGGCGGCAGTTTTCGGGAGGCCCTGAGAGGAGGCAAGGGAGAGAACATCCAGAAGCTGTCTTGTTGCAGAACAAGTATAAAGCGAACATCATAGGCGCTACATGTAGCATTTAATAATGTCTAAATAATTAGCAAATAATGAGACCACAAACGAGCAAGATGTTTGCCAAGAGTAACGGCCTCAAGGAGCTTTTACATTTCAATATGTATCATATTCAATCattattttatgatatataaatatttaaatatgttgTGCAAAAGATGCAACTGCATCTTTATTCTCATTAGTAAAGCAATTAGAGAAAATCACCTTAAGAAAGAAATAAGGCCTCTAAAATACGAGAATACTGGCATATTTTCTATATGGTTTGAGATCTAAGAATGACATTTACATAGAAAAATAGTACACATGGAAGATTTTCTTTGCAATTatagacaaaaataaattataccTGTGGTTGCAAGGTTCTTACCTTTCCATAGAACAAGATGTGACAGAGGTCCCTGATGATGGTGGGCAGTTCGATGATCTTTTCCCTGCATTCCTCAAACTGGGCTGCAACACTGTAGCACTTACAGATGTGCCCGCACACCTGTGGCACATTCAAATATTGAAAACGTGTTCTAGAAATCATTACAAGCAGTACAGCACTCATCTTGAGAGAAGAAAGGTGACTACAGGTGAATGTAGACTCATTTTACCTGTACAGCCATGTCACCAGGCTTGCTGGATGCGGTTAACACAGCAACACACCGAGAGAGAGCATCTAGCAACACCtgattaaatacagtaaacGGATGATCATTTATTGCAGTGGtgctcaaacttttttcaataatgtaccccatttgaaatatgtttttcaaGTAACCCCTAAACAGCACAAAACaattttggtagaaaaaaaaaatgcctagctttaaaaaaaaaaaaaaacgcgacAACACTTAAACTGAAACCTGAACACTTATatgctacattttaaatgtttacaaTCACTAAATCCATTCATAAATATAGTGTATAATTATTTAAGGACTTTTGCATGACTGatattctttaaaaaaggaacattaaaaataattttacgtaccccctgcagtacccCTGCAGTACCCCTAGGACATATaaccccatttgagaaacactgatttaTTCAATCACAGTTCCCCACAGTGCACCGGTCCAATTGTAGGTGGACAGCTACCGTTTTTTATTTAGACTGGTTGGTATTTTGGGATTTGTGACTGTGTGTATACCTCAATGCCGTTGTCGCGGCGCAGCTCCTCTGCATTAAGAGCCGAGCAGTTGACGGTGTGAAAGGCCAGTTCTGCAGCAGccgggaggagaggggaggttTTGGAGAAGAGCAGCTCATCTTCGGTTTCCATTGTGATTGTTTTGATGAGCATGGGATAACCGGCGTATTTGTAAGGTTCCAGTTCTGTTTATAGACATATAAAAAAGGGAGGAGTAGCAGTATCAGTTCAACATCTCAATAACCAACACGTTCACTCTAACTCACTTTACTTGAGAAACATGCGCCCTGAACTTGTTTCTTTCAAAATGTATAGGAAGAAAGGACAAAATGAAAGACAGCTGATCTATCTGCATACCTTGTTTGTGTCGGTTGAACAGGATGCTCTGAGCCTTGAGGATAAGGATGATGTTTTCTGGGTCGGGGCCATCCAAGATACGGGCAGACTTTGTGCAAAGGAACTCGTAGGCTTTGTTGACTTTCTCAAACATGTCCTGAAAGATACAAGTTTAAATGCAATATGTGGATCAAAGGTATGTACGCCCTTACATACATGTTGTGTCAGAAATGACTGTACTACATACCCTGCCCTCAGGGTTCTTGTCTGGATGGTACTTCTGCGCCAGTCTGAAGTaagcttttctgattttactctCCTCATGCCTGAAGACAGAAAAGCCAATATTTCTTGAGTCCTACTATATAAATTATCTAACAACAACATCCATGATTATTGCTACTAAAGATGAGTCTGGATACAAGACGAATAGTAACAACTGATAACATATCAAAGGCCACTCACTGCCCCTGTCCTTTCGGGAGGTTGAGGACTTCGTATGCATCATCGACAGACATAGAGGGAGGCTTTTTCTCCACCTCCCTCTTCCAAGCTTCAAGGGTGTCTTTTAGCAGCTTTACCTGTTGGGATAATGGTGGTGCATCGAAACGTTAAAGAAGCCTTTCTTAGAAAACACAAGCAGGACATTGATAAGGAAATACAAGCTTGAATAAATaaggaaaaacataaaaacctaCAGCATCTCGAATGGGCCAGTTGGGGAAGCGGATGGTGTCACACAGATGTCTGAGGTAGTAGATGTTGCAGAAGAGCTCGTTGTCCAGCTGAGGGAAGCTGACCACGGGGATGGGGCAGTACTGGTAAAGGGCCCGCGTGTTGCTCTGCAGCCTGGGGCTGAAGTCAGCTATGTGGGCAGCTATCTTCTCGATCATCATGCGCCTGAAACAGAGAGTTGAAACACAACCTATTAAAACGTCTAGAAAACCAAATGCTGACTTTTACTGCTGCACTTCTAAATATCTCTACATTGCCTTTTAAAGCACACTAATTAGACATGATAGAGACTAACACGTACCTCATCTCACTGCTCCAAATGGCCTCAGGTGTGTCAAATTCTCCAAGGAATATCTCTGAGAAGCGCTCAGCCTCATAGTTCTCCAGATAACACACCATGGCCTCAGGCAGTACCGGCCCCAGAACACTACGCTGCACTATGTCCTGACCCTTAGACTGGGGAGGAGGCACAACAGACaagtgttattttattttttttttttttaaaaggaagtttGATTCATAAAATACAATCTGTAATTTGTATGGTACAAATCTGTATCAAAAACTTTACCTCCTCTGATTTGAAGGCTTGTTTCAGATGTGTGTACTTCAGGAACCTTAAGAAATCACAGGACTGTCTCAGAGCTCAATATCAACACTGCGTGTTATTAatgtgtgatgttttatttctaatttTCCATTACATCCACATTAGGGTGGAAGCCTAGATCAAACTACTGAAAAACAAGCTGCTAGGCTAAAATGTCAatggaattattattatgtagAACAAGGAAACACTTTTAGGTTTTAAGTCATTGTGGTGTTAATAATGAAAGTGTCAGTCATCACAGGTTcatgacaataaaaatacaaaatatctcAAAAATGACTATTCTTTAAACCTTTTGGAGGATAACTTTAGAATGTTTGCACAATATGCGAATGTCTGTGATTTCACCTTGCTACAGGAAGCACGTTAGAGCCTGTGTACATcatgatgaagaagaagatCCCAGTTAAATATAGATGAATAGAAACATAAGTTGGTTTTCTTGATTTGATTAGTAATTACCAAAAATAGatgtgataaaataaaaaaaaaaaaaaaaaaaaaaaaaaaaaaaaaaatataaaagggaCAACAGAATGAGAGGGAAACAAgcatttttattattctttttttttttttttgggaaaaaggggggaaagggcttttttttttttcctgataaaaagtaaataaacaaacaggtaTAGTCATGGCCTACTGGTTTAATGTTTAAACCAAAAATCATCACAAGTACGCCATTGCATATTGGAATCATATTATGATACCATATAAAAGAGGAGGTATTTTCAGCAATACAACCACAGAAGTATTTCTGCTCTACCCACCTGCTGGGGTAGTAGGAGCACATGGTGATCAGCATGTTAAGGATTAGTGTAGCCAGGTCGGATTCGTTCATTACTGCCTGTCCAGTGGCCAGGAGGCACCATTTTAGCTGGGGGATGGCCTGCAGAGGGCGCCAGCCATCCATCCCCTGAGCCCAGCATCTTGTCTTCGCTGTCAGGACACCCGTGCTCCAAAAGTCCTGCATCTGGaggaggaaaacacacacaaagatgagTAATGTGGCTGCTGCAGAAGAAAGTAAGAAGCAACGATAAAGTGCAGCAACTACGAGAAGACAAtaaaaatcaagaaaataactttttgtttgattacattttgatgacTTGTTCTTAGCAGGTATTAGATGTAACTCTATTTTCAaatttattttacagttaaaatTGGGGAAGTCCCGGTGCTTGACAGTTTAAGAAGATCACGTACCTCCTCAAAACTGAAAGGCCCTCTTCTTTCCTTGTCTGCGTTACCAAAGTACCACTCTTTCTCACTCTCCCTCTTCATGTCTGGCGATGCCTCCAGCACGTTGCTCTGTGGAGATTAAAAGACCCTCTGTTTGACACTCTCCAGACAGATTAATTAGGATTTTCACACATGGTTCAACGTTAAATTAAATCTCATCTATGGTTTATAAACATCTAGTGTTGCGTGTAATTGATCAAATCAATAAAGATATTATTTTTAACGTAACGTAACTCAGCTATAGCCATGTTTTTACCTGTAGGGGCACAGTAGCTCTGCTGGTATGCAGGTGGGCCATGGTGAGCAGATCCACCAATATACGCACTCCATTTGAGTCCATTACCTCCTTCACATTTttctgcagaacaaaaaaaataaaaattattactcaagacagagagagacagaaatgtgATTAACAAAAAGGCACGAGGCGCTGTTGCTGATAGCTTACCTTGTTGAGAATGAGTTTGTTGAGGAAGAGGATGAGTCTGTCTCTTTCCAGTTTGTCTGTACACTGTAACCACAGGAGAGCATTTGGGATTTCAggatgaattaaaaaaacataaaaagcacTTAAACGATATTAGTTCTTTTGGTGAGAATTTGTACTCACTCGGTCCAGCATGCCCACAATGTATTTAGTGTCTGTGAAGGGGCCAATTTCATCGTAGCATTTCCCATAGACTATAGCAAGTGCCTGCAGGCACAGGCACTTCATCGTAACTTTTGGTGTAAGCAGAAAGCGATGGTAGAGTTCATTGAAGAACTCATATctaagaggaaagaggagcgaGAAGCATGACTCATCTTTTTTGGATTCAATACAGAACGATAACATTAGTGCAGGTGGTTGGGTTGTTGTGATGTAGTCTTACGATCTCTTGATGGCATTCGATTCGTCACTTTCATCCTCCTCAAGCAGCAGACGCAGGTAATAATCCCCAATCTTAATCTCATCTGAAAGGCACTCATATTTCACCTGCAAACAACAAtatatacagacatacagataTAGACAAATTTAATAACCCTGTATTTTTTGTGGGATTCAATTATCACAATAGTCTAGTCTGGCCCAAAACTCAATTGTATCACAAATATTGATGGTTATAACCAAATGAGATCCAGACATCAGTGAGTGTAACATACTCCAGCTGAGCACAAACCTCAAACTCCTGGTGGTTCCAGGAGATGACGGTGGCACTGCCGAGCTCGCGGTCCACGCTAAAGGCGCGCATCTCCCCTTCCAGAGCGTCCCGCAGCTCCTCTCTCGTCCTCAGGTTCCAGATGAGGTTGGACCGTGCATGGTCGAGCtggaatcttaaaaaaagaacaaaaaagcaGTTTAGGAAAGCTAATATATTATTGAGATTGTTCCATGACTTAAATCCCCTGTGTCTTACAATAAGTTCCCCTAAACCAGACAGATATGACGTAAAAAATATAGATAATGCAGCAGCTCAAAAACGGATAACCAGCATAGTGGTTTCATGGTAGGTGACAACTAATGGGTCTGAATTTAAGGCTCTTAAGTAAGACACAGAGGCAAATTCCCAAAAATTCTGGACTCTGCATTCTGAGTATTATAAAATCAGGATGAGCACCACAAATTTGCCAGACAATTGGGTCAACCTAGCTAGATTATGGCTTAATCTCTCTATGGGGCCATGTTGTACCTGTAGTAGAAAAGCTCCCAGTTGACTTCAATCTTTATTCTCTGGCGTCTCTTTCTCAGGATGACAGGCTTTTGGTTTGGGTTCTGAAATCAAAGCAAAAACACTTTGAGGAACCGCTTCAAATCATTCTTAACCACATTaaatatttgtctttttaaatCTTACGACACAAAGACAGTTGTGAAGTTAAAATGGCAACAACATGAGCAATATTTTACACAAGGACCCCAGAAATGAAGTGAATGGCACAGGTGTGAAGAAACatgtaacaaaaatgtttttaagtaTGGAGAAAGCCAGATATTAGGACAATAggacaaaaaacacaacacccaTAAAAACCAATGTCATCATCACACCAACATAGAAAACAATGTTATGAAACACAAACACCAAAGTGGGATCCAAAAAATTTGATGTGTTCTGTAATTCTTGCTGGGCGATGATTATGATCACTATTCTGTTGCTTCTCAAGAGGATGCTGCTACTCAACCATAACAACCTTAATTTGCGTATTCACTTGCAAGGTAACATTTTTTTCGTCTTTGGTGCCATAAACAATACAGAAAATCCCTGCATAGTTAAAAATGGTGGGAGAGATGTAAAAGAAAGTTCCAGAGGCTTTGAAGGCTGCTTGGCAAAGGTCCTCCCGTTTATGATAATTATACTCGTCTCAAACTAAATGTGGTCATTATTTACTGATGACAAAACACTACAGGTACATGTCCTCTATTGACAAAACACTACAGATACAAGTTCTCTATTGACAGCAGAACAGGAAAATATGTGTTCAAATTTTGGCTTTTATTGTCTACTGTATAATGTAATATCAACTTCTTCTTTTCTTGCATCTATTTGAAGACACGTGGCAATCCCGTGTAAATGATAATAGATCATCGCCTGGctgaattaaaaaaactaaaaacacaccCAATATGTCACATGAAGATGGAAAAATGGGTTTGGTCGAGAGAAAAGATGGAAAGAAAAGAGCATGGATCCCATTGGTCAGGCCTACTTACCAGGTTATTTCTGTCCTGCTGCATTGTTTGACAGCAGAGAAACCACACAAGACAAAGGAAGGGAAGGGTGGGGCAGATACAACACAGAGAGATTATTGTTCCTCGGGTCAAACAGAGATGAATCGGGGGGAAAAAGGATCACAGGTCACAAGACTACGTTATACTAAGAGATTGACATACTAAACTAAATGTAACAGTACATCCTTTGGATTTATTAGCTGATGATCCACTAGATTAATATTTTTTCCAAGATTACTTGCCAACAACAGATATACATGAAGTGTGATTAGGGAATAGTTAGTGAAAGCAAGCCAATCAAAATATGAAGATTTTTCAGCCATTTTGAGTCATTCAAAACAAAAgtgtagaaaagaaaaaggaagccGGGTGACATTCAGATAAAGTAAGTTTAGAGGTTTTAGCATTGCTTGGAAGTAGATTTGAGCAGACAGTAGAGGCTCAAggttttatttaacagtttagAGGACACCCCCAACCTCATCCCACCCACAGACTTTCTATAAGAATAACCCGCAAGATGGCAGATTGCATTGATTACCTGCAAGCTTTTGTTCTGTTACAGATATTAGTTTTCTTTTCAAGAAACAAGCATGGACCAACTAATAATGAGACCTTCACCATCATCTCTTTCCAACCTGTAGAATGACATGCCCACTGATGTCGTCAGGGTTCACACATCAGGTCAAGGAAAACCTGATCTTTTTGTTtccagacaaacaaacaaaccaatgtATTTTTGGTCTAAAAGGCTCTGAATGGTTCAACATTAGGAATGTGAACAGGAATCAGTTTCATGTTGGTGGAAGAGGGGTAACAGAGGTATTATTTAAAAGAAAGGTGACCTTTGAATTCAAATAACACTTTGGTCACACTCAAACATGCCTGTGCCAGAAACGTTTGTCTtagctaaagaaaaaaaatgtctgttaaACATGTATGAAAAGGTGCACAAGCATTTTGAACAGCAAGATAGGCAAGGTGCAGAAAAATCTAACGTTATTGTATCTTGACATTTTCTTGACCCAAACAACATCGGAGCTGGCACCGCTCTGCATGCAAAATAACAGCAGCAGCTGAAAAGTGTGCATTTGAGTTTGCCTCTGGATTCTGCAGTACTGTTCAGCATCAGCAGGAAGAGCAACAGTTGGAGACACCTGAGCAGACAGtcagcagcagtaacagcagtAGCTTGTCTGATAGATAACAGGccaaaaacccttttttttttacccctatctttcctttttttttttttttttttttttctccagtgcTTGGCATCAACACTACATCAGCCTTCTCCTTGGCAAACTTCTCCACCTCTTTGGCTGCTTTGCCGGCTATACGCTGCCATTCCGGCACCTTGTTTCGATTTAGCTGGTCCTGTGggaaacaaatataaaaacaattataGATGGCAGATACTTTCTTGTTGAGCCATTTGTTCACTCTGCAAAAATGTACAGATGTGATGCGTTTCTCTAGATACCGTGGCGATTTTCAAGTTGT contains:
- the LOC120552713 gene encoding LOW QUALITY PROTEIN: dnaJ homolog subfamily C member 13-like (The sequence of the model RefSeq protein was modified relative to this genomic sequence to represent the inferred CDS: deleted 2 bases in 1 codon) yields the protein MFPLYLQSRSCEKMNVVKENKDLACFYTTKHSWRGKYKRVFSVGTYGITTYNPATLEVTNQWPYGDICGIGPVGKGQGTEFNLTFRKGSGKKSETLKFSTEHRTELLTEALRFRTEFSEGKITGRRYNCYKHHWSDARKPVSLEVTPGGIDQIDPQTNRVVCSYDYRNVEGFVEVSDYQGGFCILYGGFSRLHLFASEHRDDIIRCAIEHAGNFIGIMLRLRKETLTFEDFVTDRLGKYSSDDSITSLAEFVVQKITPRHPEPVKRILALTETCLVERDPASYNIVTIKPFGEVFALICDVDNPQVFTVEFIRGQIRKFSSTERDSLLASLLDGVRASGNRDVCVKMAPTQRGQRWGLLSMPVDEEVESLHLKFLAAPPNGNFADAVFRFNANISYSGVLHAVTQDGLFSENKEKLINNAILALLSQEAELPALNTELESHFQAIRRLVASKAGFQAFTQLPKFREKLGVKTVKALKRNNNSVTHAAVDMLCALMCPMHDDYDLRQEQLNKASLLSSKKFLENLLEKFITNVDHGTGALVISSLLDFLTFALCAPYSETTEGQQFDMLLEMVASDGRTLFKLFQHPSMAIVKGAGLVMKAIIEEGDKEIATKMQDLALSEGALPRHLHTSLFTISADQRMLTNRQLSRHLVGLWTAENPVAMNLLKRILPTGLLAYLDSPDPVPEKDMDRMHVRDNLKIATDQLNRNKVPEWQRIAGKAAKEVEKFAKEKADVVLMPHWRKKKKKKKRKDRGKKKRQDRNNLNPNQKPVILRKRRQRIKIEVNWELFYYRFQLDHARSNLIWNLRTREELRDALEGEMRAFSVDRELGSATVISWNHQEFEVKYECLSDEIKIGDYYLRLLLEEDESDESNAIKRSYEFFNELYHRFLLTPKVTMKCLCLQALAIVYGKCYDEIGPFTDTKYIVGMLDRCTDKLERDRLILFLNKLILNKKNVKEVMDSNGVRILVDLLTMAHLHTSRATVPLQSNVLEASPDMKRESEKEWYFGNADKERRGPFSFEEMQDFWSTGVLTAKTRCWAQGMDGWRPLQAIPQLKWCLLATGQAVMNESDLATLILNMLITMCSYYPSRKPTYVSIHLYLTGIFFFIMMYTGSNVLPVARFLKYTHLKQAFKSEESKGQDIVQRSVLGPVLPEAMVCYLENYEAERFSEIFLGEFDTPEAIWSSEMRRMMIEKIAAHIADFSPRLQSNTRALYQYCPIPVVSFPQLDNELFCNIYYLRHLCDTIRFPNWPIRDAVKLLKDTLEAWKREVEKKPPSMSVDDAYEVLNLPKGQGQHEESKIRKAYFRLAQKYHPDKNPEGRDMFEKVNKAYEFLCTKSARILDGPDPENIILILKAQSILFNRHKQELEPYKYAGYPMLIKTITMETEDELLFSKTSPLLPAAAELAFHTVNCSALNAEELRRDNGIEVLLDALSRCVAVLTASSKPGDMAVQVCGHICKCYSVAAQFEECREKIIELPTIIRDLCHILFYGKGLPKTAALAVQCVSSFAVDFFLQTHLYHAGVLWHLLVHLFNYDYTLEESGVQANQDTNQQEVANSLAKLSLLALSRLGGYTQTPHTPDGNNPVPETNGIEGTPPENPTIRKSLAAMLTPYISRKLGTGSPSEVLKLLNSNSENPYLIWNNGTRAELLEFLEGQQEGNIKRGENDKSFGAEFVFSDHSKELIVGEIFVRVYNEQPAFPLEYPKAFAASLLDYVGSQAQYLHTLLAMSQSNKVESQQHAERLRFAEMALEALRNVIKNNPGSESECIGHFKLLFSLLRVHGAGRVQQLVLEVVNTVTSNQECVSNIAESLVLSNLLLLLHSLPSSRQMVLETLYALASNTKIVKEAMAKGALIYLLDLFCNCTHPQVRTQTAELFSKMTSDKLVGPKVRLTLIRFLPGVFMDAMRDNAEAAVHIFEGTHENPELIWNDSSREKVSTTVREMMLEHFKQQKDNPDVNWKLPEDFTMAYGAGQGELEVGGVFLRIFIAQPGWVLRKPREFLVSLLETLTELHEKNNPNGEALETVTTAAVCLFSTQSQLADQVPPLGHLPRVLAALNHKNNAVPKSSIRLIHVLSDNELCVRSMASLETIGPLMTGMKARADMAGLACEALNRMFQKEQSELVAQALRMELVPYLLKLLEGIGLETLDNPSATKAQIVKALKSMTRSLQYGEQVNEILAKSSVWSAFKDQKHDLFISESQTAGYLTGPGVAGYLTAGTGTPVMPNVPPPVDNDIGDQG